Proteins from a genomic interval of Lysobacter arenosi:
- a CDS encoding NAD(P) transhydrogenase subunit alpha, translated as MAGITIGVASETATGERRVAVTPETCKKLVARGARVRVQRGAGRAASFDDQAYADAGAELADDAASAWNDADVVLCVQPPAAQSLNALRQGTVLVGLLAPQGDAARGEAIAARGLLAFPLERLPRTTRAQAMDVLSSQAGMAGYKAVLISAQLAPRFFPMLTTAAGTIRPSKVLIVGAGVAGLQAVATAKRLGAQVEGFDVRPETREQIESLGGKFLDLGVSAAGEGGYARALTDEERAEQQRRLGEHLKGIDVIVCTAAVPGRPAPKIITAAMVAGMKPGSVIVDLAAETGGNCELTRPGETIESNGVTVAGPLNLASSGAVHASEMYARNVLNFVSLFVTEEASREGRLAIDWNDELLARTVWPERAAPQA; from the coding sequence ATGGCGGGCATCACCATTGGCGTTGCAAGCGAAACCGCAACCGGCGAACGCCGTGTCGCAGTGACCCCGGAAACCTGCAAGAAACTCGTCGCCCGCGGCGCGCGTGTGCGCGTGCAGCGTGGCGCCGGCCGCGCGGCCAGCTTCGACGACCAGGCTTACGCCGACGCGGGCGCCGAACTCGCCGACGATGCCGCTTCGGCCTGGAACGACGCCGACGTGGTGCTGTGCGTGCAACCGCCGGCTGCGCAATCACTCAACGCATTGCGCCAGGGCACCGTCCTGGTCGGACTGCTCGCACCGCAGGGCGATGCCGCCCGCGGCGAAGCGATCGCCGCGCGCGGACTGCTCGCCTTCCCGCTCGAGCGACTGCCGCGCACCACGCGCGCGCAGGCGATGGACGTGCTCAGTTCACAGGCCGGCATGGCCGGTTACAAGGCGGTGCTGATCTCCGCGCAGCTGGCACCGCGCTTCTTCCCGATGCTGACCACCGCCGCGGGCACGATCCGTCCGTCGAAGGTGCTGATCGTCGGCGCCGGCGTCGCCGGCCTGCAGGCGGTGGCGACGGCCAAGCGCCTGGGCGCGCAGGTCGAAGGCTTCGACGTGCGTCCGGAGACGCGCGAACAGATCGAATCGCTGGGCGGCAAGTTCCTCGACCTGGGCGTCAGCGCCGCCGGCGAAGGCGGTTACGCACGCGCCCTCACCGACGAGGAGCGCGCCGAACAGCAGCGCCGCCTCGGCGAGCACCTCAAGGGCATCGACGTGATCGTCTGCACGGCCGCAGTGCCGGGCCGTCCCGCGCCGAAGATCATCACCGCGGCGATGGTGGCCGGAATGAAGCCCGGCAGCGTGATCGTCGACCTCGCCGCCGAGACCGGCGGCAACTGCGAGCTGACCCGCCCGGGCGAAACGATCGAGAGCAACGGCGTGACCGTCGCCGGCCCGCTCAACCTCGCCAGTAGCGGCGCGGTTCATGCCAGCGAGATGTATGCACGCAACGTGCTCAACTTCGTCAGCCTGTTCGTGACCGAAGAGGCCTCACGCGAAGGCCGCCTTGCGATCGACTGGAACGACGAGTTGCTGGCGCGCACGGTGTGGCCGGAGCGCGCGGCGCCGCAGGCGTAG
- a CDS encoding RNA polymerase sigma factor — protein sequence MLAATPAQAHVHAASSAEAVARVPASLEEFLAGVGTRAFRFAEMGLRQRDDALDAVQDAMMKMLSYRERPAEEWTPLFWSILRSRIVDVQRRRTFRLRWLMPTPERDDSTLDWADDGPDPSRTFDGREAYSKLSEAMAKLPRRQREAFSLRILEELDVATTARAMGCSEGAVKTHLSRAREALQRQLEDWR from the coding sequence GTGCTGGCCGCCACCCCGGCGCAGGCACATGTGCACGCTGCCTCCAGCGCGGAGGCGGTCGCGCGCGTGCCGGCGTCGCTGGAGGAGTTCCTCGCCGGCGTCGGCACCCGGGCGTTCCGCTTCGCCGAAATGGGGCTGCGCCAGCGCGACGATGCCCTCGATGCCGTGCAGGACGCGATGATGAAGATGCTGTCCTATCGCGAACGCCCCGCCGAGGAATGGACGCCGCTGTTCTGGAGCATCCTGCGCAGCCGGATAGTGGATGTGCAGCGCCGGCGCACGTTCCGTCTGCGCTGGCTGATGCCGACACCGGAGCGGGACGACAGCACGCTGGACTGGGCCGATGACGGCCCCGACCCGTCGCGCACGTTCGACGGCCGCGAGGCCTACTCGAAGCTGTCCGAGGCGATGGCGAAGCTGCCGCGCCGGCAGCGCGAGGCCTTCAGCCTGCGCATCCTGGAAGAACTCGACGTCGCCACGACCGCGCGGGCGATGGGTTGCAGCGAAGGCGCGGTCAAGACACACCTGTCGCGCGCACGCGAAGCGTTGCAGCGACAACTGGAGGACTGGCGATGA
- a CDS encoding DUF3106 domain-containing protein encodes MRTASPAFRLTTSARLTRAAAVVALLVAASPVFATDPPKEVATAPAKSLPAWEQLTPAQREQLIAPVRERWNNQPEERQRMLDRAERWQQMTPEQRKQARHGMKRWEHMSPEQREQMRALYAKMRGMDETQRAALKTQFRAMTPEQRRAWVQANPAPPEKDGPPQR; translated from the coding sequence ATGCGTACCGCTTCGCCCGCTTTTAGACTGACGACAAGCGCCCGACTGACGCGCGCGGCCGCTGTAGTGGCGCTGCTGGTCGCTGCCTCGCCGGTGTTCGCAACGGACCCGCCGAAAGAGGTGGCCACCGCGCCGGCCAAGTCGCTTCCGGCATGGGAACAGCTCACCCCGGCCCAGCGCGAACAGCTCATCGCCCCCGTGCGCGAGCGCTGGAACAACCAGCCCGAGGAGCGCCAGCGCATGCTCGACCGCGCCGAGCGCTGGCAGCAGATGACACCCGAGCAGCGCAAGCAGGCCCGCCACGGCATGAAGCGCTGGGAGCACATGAGCCCGGAACAGCGTGAGCAGATGCGGGCCCTGTACGCCAAGATGCGCGGCATGGACGAGACACAGCGCGCCGCGCTCAAGACGCAGTTCCGGGCGATGACGCCCGAGCAGCGTCGCGCCTGGGTGCAGGCCAACCCTGCCCCGCCCGAGAAGGACGGACCGCCGCAGCGCTGA
- a CDS encoding NAD(P) transhydrogenase subunit alpha: MGDGLVALYIFMLAAIAGHVIISRVPVILHTPLMSGSNFIHGIVLIGAMVVLGHADTTLEKAIGFVAVLLGAGNAAGGYVVTERMLEMFKASRKPGSAKSGGKA, encoded by the coding sequence ATGGGCGACGGTTTGGTAGCGCTGTACATCTTCATGCTGGCGGCGATCGCCGGCCACGTGATCATCTCGCGGGTGCCGGTGATCCTGCACACGCCGCTGATGTCCGGATCCAACTTCATCCACGGCATCGTCCTGATCGGCGCCATGGTCGTGCTCGGCCATGCCGACACGACGCTGGAGAAGGCGATTGGCTTTGTCGCCGTGCTGCTGGGCGCCGGCAACGCCGCAGGCGGCTACGTCGTCACCGAGCGCATGCTGGAAATGTTCAAGGCCAGCCGCAAGCCCGGCTCCGCCAAGAGCGGAGGCAAGGCATGA